The proteins below are encoded in one region of Streptomyces ficellus:
- the tuf gene encoding elongation factor Tu — translation MPKTAYVRTKPHLNIGTMGHVDHGKTTLTAAITKVLSERGTGTFVPFDRIDRAPEEAQRGITINIAHVEYETDTRHYAHVDMPGHADYVKNMVTGAAQLDGAILVVSALDGIMPQTAEHVLLARQVGVDHIVVALNKADAGDDELTDLVELEVRELLTAHGYGGDSVPVVRVSGLRALEGDPRWTGAVEALLDAVDTYVPMPERYVDAPFLLSVENVLTITGRGTVVTGAVERGTVRVGDRVEVLGADTETVVTGLETFGKPMESAQAGDNVAMLLRGVPRDAVRRGHVVAAPGSVRPSRRFTARVYVLSGREGGRTTPVTTGYRPQFYIRTADVVGDVGLGETAVARPGDTVTMTVGLGRDVPLEPGLGFAIREGGRTVGAGTVTEVL, via the coding sequence ATGCCCAAGACGGCATACGTGCGCACCAAGCCGCACCTCAACATCGGCACCATGGGTCACGTCGACCACGGCAAGACCACCCTGACCGCGGCCATCACCAAGGTCCTCAGCGAGCGCGGGACCGGCACGTTCGTGCCGTTCGACCGGATCGACCGGGCGCCCGAGGAGGCGCAGCGCGGCATCACCATCAACATCGCGCACGTCGAGTACGAGACGGACACCCGGCACTACGCGCACGTCGACATGCCCGGCCACGCCGACTACGTCAAGAACATGGTCACCGGCGCGGCCCAGCTCGACGGGGCGATCCTCGTCGTCTCCGCGCTCGACGGGATCATGCCGCAGACCGCCGAGCACGTGCTGCTGGCCCGTCAGGTCGGCGTCGACCACATCGTCGTCGCCCTCAACAAGGCCGACGCGGGTGACGACGAGCTCACCGACCTCGTGGAGCTGGAGGTGCGGGAGCTGCTCACCGCGCACGGGTACGGCGGTGACTCCGTCCCCGTGGTCCGCGTCTCCGGGCTCCGGGCCCTGGAGGGCGACCCGCGCTGGACCGGCGCCGTCGAGGCGCTGCTCGACGCCGTCGACACCTATGTGCCGATGCCGGAGCGGTACGTGGACGCGCCGTTCCTCCTGTCCGTGGAGAACGTGCTCACCATCACCGGTCGCGGCACGGTCGTCACCGGCGCCGTCGAGCGCGGCACGGTCCGGGTCGGGGACCGCGTCGAGGTGCTGGGCGCGGACACGGAGACGGTCGTCACCGGCCTGGAGACCTTCGGCAAGCCGATGGAGTCCGCCCAGGCCGGCGACAACGTGGCGATGCTGCTGCGCGGGGTCCCGCGCGACGCGGTCCGCCGCGGCCACGTCGTGGCGGCGCCCGGCAGCGTCCGCCCGAGCCGGCGCTTCACGGCACGGGTGTACGTGCTGTCCGGGCGTGAGGGCGGCCGGACCACGCCGGTCACGACCGGATACCGCCCGCAGTTCTACATCCGCACCGCGGACGTGGTCGGTGACGTCGGCCTCGGCGAGACGGCCGTCGCCCGCCCCGGCGACACGGTCACCATGACCGTCGGCCTGGGCCGTGACGTCCCGCTGGAGCCGGGCCTCGGCTTCGCGATCCGCGAGGGCGGCCGCACGGTCGGCGCGGGAACGGTCACCGAGGTGCTCTGA
- a CDS encoding patatin-like phospholipase family protein: MPETGTTALVLGAGGLTGTGWEVGVLHGLAEAGVDLSTASVVIGSSAGSAVGADLLSGGESLAGLYERQLADPPPGRPAGRLGPATLLRYTAAVLASRTPEAYGRRLGRLALAARTPVGEAARREMIAARLLHHEWPGRPLRVTAVDAATGELHTFDKDSGVPLVDAVTASCAIPGVWPAATAQGRTWIDGGLHSTANAHLAAGYERVVVVAPSASGNKVIHSPRAQAARLRDAGARVAVITPDAAARRAFGRNPLDPARRVPAARAGRAQAAAHARAVAAVWAQ; the protein is encoded by the coding sequence ATGCCAGAAACGGGAACGACAGCATTGGTTCTTGGCGCGGGCGGACTCACGGGCACCGGCTGGGAGGTGGGTGTCCTGCACGGCCTCGCCGAGGCGGGTGTCGACCTGTCGACGGCCTCCGTCGTCATCGGCAGCTCGGCCGGCTCCGCCGTCGGCGCGGATCTGCTCTCCGGCGGGGAGAGCCTCGCCGGGCTGTACGAACGGCAGCTGGCCGACCCGCCGCCGGGGCGCCCCGCGGGCCGCCTCGGCCCCGCGACCCTCCTGCGGTACACGGCCGCCGTCCTGGCCTCGCGCACCCCCGAGGCGTACGGGCGAAGGCTCGGCCGCCTCGCGCTCGCCGCCCGGACACCGGTCGGCGAGGCCGCCCGGCGCGAGATGATCGCCGCTCGGCTGCTGCACCACGAGTGGCCCGGCCGGCCGCTGCGGGTCACGGCCGTCGACGCCGCGACCGGCGAACTGCACACCTTCGACAAGGACAGCGGCGTACCCCTCGTCGACGCCGTCACCGCGAGCTGCGCCATCCCCGGCGTCTGGCCGGCCGCGACCGCCCAGGGGCGCACCTGGATCGACGGCGGCCTGCACTCCACCGCCAACGCCCACCTGGCCGCCGGGTACGAACGGGTCGTGGTCGTCGCGCCCAGCGCCTCCGGCAACAAGGTGATCCACTCACCCCGCGCCCAGGCCGCCCGGCTGCGCGACGCGGGCGCACGGGTCGCCGTGATCACCCCCGACGCCGCCGCCCGGCGGGCCTTCGGGCGGAACCCGCTCGACCCGGCGCGCCGCGTGCCCGCCGCCCGCGCCGGGCGGGCCCAGGCCGCTGCCCACGCGCGGGCCGTCGCCGCCGTATGGGCACAATGA
- a CDS encoding TVP38/TMEM64 family protein has protein sequence MLDPVTRPQAGLAVRCSRALLSPWSRLSLLLVVLASAAVTVVLYEPQRLLSAGWPPQVGGAGAVVLFAMAYGLCTAAFVPRPILNLAAGALFGSQAGLVAAVGGTVLGAGIAFTLGRLLGQEALRPLVRGRWLEAADGQLSRHGFRSMLAIRLFPGVPFAAANYCAAVSRMGYAPFLLATGIGSIPNTAAYVVAGSEAASPTSPAFLFAMGFILLSGLGAAVVAWCKRHRLRSR, from the coding sequence ATGCTCGACCCCGTCACCAGGCCCCAGGCCGGTCTCGCCGTCCGCTGCTCCCGTGCTCTTCTGTCGCCCTGGTCGCGACTGTCGCTCCTGCTCGTCGTCCTTGCCTCCGCGGCGGTGACGGTCGTGCTGTACGAGCCACAGCGGCTGCTGTCGGCGGGCTGGCCCCCACAGGTCGGCGGCGCGGGCGCGGTGGTGCTGTTCGCGATGGCGTACGGGCTGTGCACCGCGGCCTTCGTCCCGAGGCCGATCCTGAACCTGGCGGCGGGCGCGCTGTTCGGCTCGCAGGCCGGGCTCGTCGCGGCGGTCGGCGGGACGGTGCTGGGCGCCGGCATCGCGTTCACGCTCGGGCGGCTGCTGGGCCAGGAGGCCCTGCGGCCCCTGGTCCGGGGCCGGTGGCTGGAGGCCGCGGACGGGCAGCTGAGCCGGCACGGCTTCCGTTCGATGCTGGCGATCCGCCTCTTCCCGGGCGTGCCCTTCGCCGCCGCCAACTACTGCGCGGCGGTGTCACGCATGGGATACGCGCCGTTCCTGCTGGCGACGGGCATCGGCTCGATCCCCAACACGGCGGCCTATGTGGTGGCGGGCAGCGAGGCGGCGTCCCCGACCTCGCCCGCGTTCCTGTTCGCGATGGGATTCATCCTGCTGAGCGGCCTGGGCGCGGCGGTGGTCGCCTGGTGCAAGCGCCACCGCCTGCGCAGCCGGTAG
- a CDS encoding undecaprenyl-diphosphate phosphatase, translated as MNWFESLILGLVQGLTEFLPISSSAHLRLTAAFAGWHDPGAAFTAITQIGTETAVLIYFRKDIARIVSAWFRSLTNKEMRGDHDAQMGWLVIVGSIPIGVLGVTLKDHIEGPFRDLRLIATTLIVMGIVLGIADRLAARVEEGGRHRAAPERKTLKDLGVKDGLIFGMCQAMALIPGVSRSGATISGGLLMSYTREAAARYSFLLAIPAVLASGLFELKDASEGGHVSWGPTIFATIIAFAVGYAVIAWFMKFITTKSFMPFVIYRIVLGLVLFALVGMGVLSPHAGESGG; from the coding sequence ATGAATTGGTTCGAATCACTCATCCTCGGGCTCGTCCAGGGGCTGACGGAGTTCCTCCCCATTTCATCCAGCGCGCACCTGCGCCTCACCGCGGCCTTCGCGGGCTGGCACGACCCGGGCGCGGCCTTCACGGCGATCACCCAGATCGGTACGGAGACGGCCGTACTCATCTACTTCCGCAAGGACATCGCGCGGATCGTGTCCGCCTGGTTCCGGTCGCTGACGAACAAGGAGATGCGCGGCGATCACGACGCCCAGATGGGCTGGCTGGTGATCGTCGGCTCGATCCCGATCGGTGTGCTGGGTGTCACCCTCAAGGACCACATCGAGGGCCCGTTCCGTGATCTGCGCCTGATCGCGACGACCCTGATCGTCATGGGCATCGTCCTGGGCATCGCCGACCGGCTGGCCGCCCGCGTCGAGGAGGGCGGCCGCCACCGCGCGGCGCCCGAGCGCAAGACCCTCAAGGACCTGGGCGTCAAGGACGGTCTGATCTTCGGCATGTGCCAGGCGATGGCGCTGATTCCCGGTGTGTCCCGGTCCGGCGCGACGATCAGCGGCGGCCTGCTGATGAGCTACACCCGCGAGGCGGCGGCCCGCTACTCCTTCCTGCTCGCCATCCCGGCCGTGCTGGCGTCCGGACTCTTCGAGCTCAAGGACGCGAGCGAGGGCGGGCACGTGTCCTGGGGCCCGACGATCTTCGCCACGATCATCGCGTTCGCCGTGGGATACGCGGTGATCGCGTGGTTCATGAAGTTCATTACCACCAAGAGCTTCATGCCTTTCGTGATCTACCGCATCGTCCTCGGCCTGGTGCTGTTCGCCCTGGTCGGGATGGGTGTCCTCAGCCCGCACGCGGGTGAGTCCGGCGGCTGA